From one Streptosporangiales bacterium genomic stretch:
- a CDS encoding transposase has translation RIEYNAIRPHEAIAFNRPKEVHLGLADPKIPTFQVKEILPTP, from the coding sequence CCGCATCGAGTACAACGCGATCAGGCCACACGAGGCCATCGCCTTCAACCGGCCCAAGGAGGTGCACCTGGGCCTGGCCGACCCGAAGATCCCGACCTTTCAAGTCAAGGAAATCCTGCCAACTCCTTGA